The sequence CCTTCACCATCTCAGTGTCAGCAACGCGGCTTTCCAGTTCGTCGTTGAGGACCGGAATCTCGGTCGAAGTGTCTTCCTGGGCCGCCAGGTCCGTGCGGGTGTCTTCGCCGACACCGTTGTTCGGTTCGGACTTCGCCGGACGGTCGCCCTTGAGTTCTTCCTGTTCTTCGAGGAAGCAGATCAACTCGCCGCGATAGTTGTAGTAGTCGGCGTGCTCGAGGATCTCGGCTCGCCGGCGGGGGCGTTCAAACGGAATCGACATGAGATTGCCGACTTTGGCTCCCGGTCCATTGGTCATCATGCAGACGCGATCGCACATGTAGATCGCTTCGTCGACATCGTGAGTGATCAGCACCGTGGTCAGCTGTTCGCGATCGAGGATTTCGAGAATCACATCCTGCAGTTCCATACGAGTGAGCGAATCGAGCCGGCCGAAGGGTTCGTCAAGGAGCAGCACTTTCGGCTGCAAAGCAATCGCTCTCGCGATGCCGACCCGCTGCTGCATCCCGCCAGACAGCTCGCGGGGATAGCGGTGCATTGCGTCCGAGAGTCCTACGATTCCCAGGTAGTAGGCGATCAGGTCGTGTCGCATCTGCGGGGTGGCATGCGGATAAACGCGATCGACGCCGAGCTTTACGTTGCCGTACGCGGTCATCCACGGGAGTAGACAGGGAGACTGAAAGACCACGGCTCGGTCAGGTCCCGGTCCCGAGATCTCCCGGCCATCGACAATAATCCCGCCGGAGGTGATCGGGTTCAGGCCGGCCAGCATGGTGAGGACAGTCGACTTGCCGCAGCCGGAGTGGCCAATGACGCCGACCACTTCGCCTTTGCGAATTTTGAGGTTGAAGCCGTCGATGACCTTGATGTCGTCGCCGTAGGGATTCGGGTACGCCTTGATGAGATTGGACATCTCGACGTATCGCTCTTCGGCTGGATTGCTCATGACTGATACTTTCTGTCCGGGAGACAAGGGACGGGCGACAAACTCAAACGACGCTGATTTCGATGTTCGGGGCAGCATCCAGCGAGATCGGCTGGATCTGCGGCAGCTTCAGGTTTCCGGCGACGTTGAGCCGTTTCGACTCGGCATTGATGTCCATCATGTAACGGGTCACGTCGTTGCGAATGTGCTTGAACTCGGGATTGAAATTGAGCGTGGCTCGATCGCGCGGGCGTTCGAGCGGCACGGCGAATTCTTTGCCGAATGTGGCCCGCGGCCCCGGAGTGAGCGGGACAATCCGGTCGGCCATGAGCACGGCTTCGTCGACATCGTTGGTGATCATGACGACCGTCCGTTTGTCCTGTTCCCAGAGCCGCGTGATTTCATCCTGAAGCACCGAACGGGTAATGGCGTCGAGAGCGGAAAGGGGTTCATCGAGCAGCAACACTTCCGGCTGCATCGACAGGGTGCGGGCCAGCGAAAGTCGCTGCCGCATTCCGCCCGACATTTCGTTCGGCTTCTTCCACTCAGCTCCCGTCAGGCTGACCAGATCGATGTAATGCTGAATGTGATCTTCCCGCTGAGTCGGCGACATGCCGGGGAAGACCTGCTTGACGGCCAGTTCGATGTTGCCGTGCACCGACAGCCAGGGAAGCAGCGAGTAGTTCTGGAAGACGATGCCGCGATCGGGACCCGGAGGGCCAATCGGTTTGCCGTGCATCTTGACGGTTCCCTGATCCGGTTCGATCAGCCCGCCGAGCAGCGAGACAACCGTGCTCTTGCCGGAGCCGGAGAAGCCGATGATGGCAACGAACTCGTTCTCTTCGACAGCCAGGCTGGCATCGGTCAGGACTTCGTATTTGTCCGAGCCGATCCCGTGGCCGAAAGAGACGTTGTCGAATTCAAGAATGGGCATGAGAGAAAGTTCCGACTGGGAATAAATGTTATTCGTGGATCAGATTGCGGCGGGGGCTCCGTCGAAGCTGACGAGTCGCTGGAAGATGATCATGATGCGATCGAGCATCAGGCCGATGACTCCGACCACGAAGACGACGACAAACATCTGGGCGAAGGTTTCCGACGACCCGTTGTTGAACATGTCCCACACGAACTT is a genomic window of Rubinisphaera margarita containing:
- a CDS encoding ABC transporter ATP-binding protein, which gives rise to MSNPAEERYVEMSNLIKAYPNPYGDDIKVIDGFNLKIRKGEVVGVIGHSGCGKSTVLTMLAGLNPITSGGIIVDGREISGPGPDRAVVFQSPCLLPWMTAYGNVKLGVDRVYPHATPQMRHDLIAYYLGIVGLSDAMHRYPRELSGGMQQRVGIARAIALQPKVLLLDEPFGRLDSLTRMELQDVILEILDREQLTTVLITHDVDEAIYMCDRVCMMTNGPGAKVGNLMSIPFERPRRRAEILEHADYYNYRGELICFLEEQEELKGDRPAKSEPNNGVGEDTRTDLAAQEDTSTEIPVLNDELESRVADTEMVKVN
- a CDS encoding ABC transporter ATP-binding protein; this translates as MPILEFDNVSFGHGIGSDKYEVLTDASLAVEENEFVAIIGFSGSGKSTVVSLLGGLIEPDQGTVKMHGKPIGPPGPDRGIVFQNYSLLPWLSVHGNIELAVKQVFPGMSPTQREDHIQHYIDLVSLTGAEWKKPNEMSGGMRQRLSLARTLSMQPEVLLLDEPLSALDAITRSVLQDEITRLWEQDKRTVVMITNDVDEAVLMADRIVPLTPGPRATFGKEFAVPLERPRDRATLNFNPEFKHIRNDVTRYMMDINAESKRLNVAGNLKLPQIQPISLDAAPNIEISVV